Part of the Deinococcus fonticola genome is shown below.
AAGGCGACCTGCTGAAAGTCGCGGGACAGCCCATTTCCAGCGTGCAGATCGAAACGGTGCTGTACCGCCACCCCAGCGTGCGCGAGGCCGTCGTGGTCGCCTCACACACCGGCAGCGGCGACCAGCCCGTGGCCTTCGTGACGCTGCACCCCGGCGCCCAGGTGCAGGGCCGCGAAATCGTGAGTTTCTGCACCCCGCATCTGCCCGAGTACGCCCTGCCCAGACGCGTCCAGATCGTTCCGGAGCTGCCGAAAACGGCCAGCGGCAAAGTGCTGAAACATGTCCTGCGCGAACAGGTGAAGGAGAAAAAGACGGCTGTGGGCACGGATTAACCGCCAGTCAGCAACAACGATGTGAATTAAAGGGGTTTGAACCCATCCCGTTTTCGGTGGTGGCGGCCTTCCCTACCCGCCAGTTACCGCACGTCTTCCAGCGCTCTGGCGGCGTCTTCGATCATGCTGTCCTGGCCGGCGGTCACGAGGCGCCTGAAGTTCAGGGTGCTGGCGACCTGCGGGGTGACGGTGGGCGCCAGCAGGTTGCCCTGTTCGTCCTGAACGACGGACATGGTAATGCGAAGTTCAGAGCCGTCGGAAAGGACGACCCGGCGCACGGCGGTGTTGCCGACGCCGACGGTTTTGCTGCCGAGCGTGGCGGTGCGGGGCCGCCCCTGGAGTTCGCGGGCCAGGAACTCCGCGCCGCTGGCAGAACTTTCGTTCACGAGAACAGCGAGCGGGCCGCTGTAGCGCACAGGGTTCTTGATGCTGGTGTACTCGATGTTGCCCACCTTTAACAGGCCGTTCTGATACGTGAAGTTGCGGCGGACAGCGGGTTGCTTGAGCCACAGCGTGGACGGTTGCGTGAAGGCCCCGGCGCTCAGCAGAAATTCCGTGAGTTGCCCCCCGGGGTTCCAGCGCAGGTCAAGAATCAGGCCCTTGACCTGGTCGGTCATGGCCTTGCGCACGGCGTCGTGAACTTTCTGCCCGGTGCCGCTTTGCTCGAAATTGTCGATGCGCACGACCCCGATGCCGTCCGGGCGCAGCGTGTACTGAACGGGCGTGGGCTCCTCCCTGCTGGGGGTGAGGCGCAGGCTGACGGGCTGTCCCTGCCGGAGAACCGTGAAAGTGGTGAGGCGGGCTTCTTCCGGGAGCTGCTTGTAGTACGAGTAAGGCGTGACCCTGGCCCCATTGATCTGCGTGATGATGTCGCCCACCTGAAAGCCAGCCTGGGCGGCGGGCGTGCCGCTGGTCACCTGCCGCACCACCGCGCCGTCCGTGGCGAGCAGCACTTCTAAGCCCAGGTGCAGCGCCACACCGGGTTTCTCGCGGGCCACGCGGGCGGCCGGCTGGAAGCTCATGTGCGGGTCGGCGACGCGGCCCAGCAGTTCACGGATGACCGGCGTGGCGGTGGCGGGCGGGCAGGCCGCCTGAGCGCTGCACAGGCTATTCAGGCGCGGTTGCAGGTCGCCCGGCCAGGTGGACGGGTTGATTCTGGCCAGTCCACCGTACCGCCGCGCGACGTTGAAGATCGCCTCGTCCAGGATGTCCTGCGCGGTCACGCTCGCCGGCTCCGGCGCGACGTTGGAGTGCAGGCGCGGAAGGTCTGTCGGCGTGCCGGTCAGCGTGAAGTTGCGCAGCGGGTAAGTGTCCGGCGCGGGCGCGTTGAGCTGGATGTCGCGGTAACGTGCCGTGCCCACCTGCTCCCCGGCGTAATAGATCTGTCCCTGCACCATCCAGTTCACCGGGCCGATATTCTCCCAGGCGGTAGGGACAATGATCAGGCCGTCCTCGTCATCCACGTCCTGAAAGCTGCGGACAGCCTGCACGCGGCCCGCACTGTCGAGCAGGTAGTCGACACTGTGGTTGTGCAGGCGCAAGCGCAGCACGTCCCCGGTCCGCTTCTGGCCTTCGGTGATGTCCCACACGTCCTGTCCGGCCAGTTCCACGGTCGCGCCGGGCGTGCGGGCCAGCGCCAGTCCCGCTGGGCCCAGGTCGAACGGCGAATGCCACTTGTACACCTCCTTGCGCGGCACCGTCAGCACGCCTGTTCCCTTCGAGGCGAAGTATGCTGCGGTGGGCGTCACGACCGCCTGCGCCTCGTCCGGTAGGCCGATGTTGTCCATGGTGGCGGCCCGTGCACCGGGAATGTCGTAGAGGATGCGGTCGACTTCGGTGGCTTCAGGGCCGTCCACGTCCAGAAAATGCGCTTCCAGCGTGAAGAGGGCCGTTTGCAGGCTGTCCGGTGCGGCCAACCCCTGAACGGCCAGCGCGCGCGCAAGGACGCCCGCCGCGTCCCCCGACCCGCTGAACACCACACCCGCCACATTACTCTGCGTGCTGAGCCCCGGCGGGCTGGGTACCTGGGCCAGCACGCTGCCCAGCAGCGCCAACGCCAGCGTAATGGCCCGCATGAAGCCCCTTCCGTTCCTTTTCATTGCCGCCCAGCTTAGAGGACAACCCCGTGAGGAAAACGGGCGAAGATGCCAATGCCGGCGGGGTGAATGGTCTTCACTCTTACCTGCTCCGAGCGACCGAGACGCCATCACTGCGCCAGGCCAAAGTAAGCTGAACGGATGAACCTCCCCACCGTGACCCGTGAGCTGCTGGAACGCGCCGTGAACGAACAGAACCTCAGCGGGGCCGCGCTGGGCGTCGTGAACCGCCGGGGCGAACAGGTCACGCTGCTGCTGGGGGGGGCGCAATGCAATCCGGAGCCTCTTGCGCTGGAGCGCGACTTCTGGTGGGATCTGGCCAGCCTGACCAAGCCGCTGTTCACGGCGCGCACTGTGTTACAGGGCGTCGAGGCTGGGTTATTCGATCTGGATGACCCCCTGAGTCAGTTTTTGCCCGAACTGGGCTGGATGCAGGACACGCCGCTGAAGACCCGCACGCTGAGGCAACTGATGACGCACACCGCTGGGCTCCCCGCCTGGCTGCCCGCGTACACCTGGGGCGATGCCGAGACCATCCGGGCGCGACTGATGCAGGAACCCTTCGAGATGCAGGAACCCGGCCAGGTGGTGTACTCAGACTTCGGATACATGCTGCTGGGCCGCGTGCTGGAAACGGTTCACGGCAACCGCTTAAAGGCTTTCCCACTTGATGAAGGGCTGACCTTCACCCCTGACCCGGATCGTAGCGTGGCCACCGAACACTGCGCCTGGCGCGGTCGCGTGCTGCGCGGCGAAACGCACGACGAGAATGCCGCCGCGCAGGGCGGAGTGGCGGGACACGCCGGGCTGTTCGGCACACTGGGCGGCGTGCTGCATCAGGTCAGCCTGCTGCTGAACGGCGGCTGGCTCTCGGCGGCCGCGCAGGAACTCGCCACGCGCCCCGCCGCTGAAGGCCGCACCACCGCCTTCGTGCTGGCGCAACCCGGCTTCAGCGCCGGGAGCCTGGCCAGCCCCCACAGTTACGGCCACACCGGCTTTACCGGCACGGGCCTGTGGGTCGACCCGCTGCGCGGCCTGGGCTGGACGCTGCTGACCAACCGCGTGCACCCCTCCAGGCACACCAGCATCGACATTCAGGGGCTGCGCCGCGCCGTGGGCAATTCCCTGCTGGCGCACCTGCCCTGATTTACTGAACGAGCTCCTGATACTGCGGGTTCTTCTGAATGTACCCGGCAATAAACGCGCAGGAGGGCTGCACCTTGCGTCCGGCGCGGCGCAGGTCGTCAAGGGCGAACTCGGCCATCTGGCCGCCCACACCTTCGCCCTCATGCTCCGGGTTCACTTCGGTGTGGGGCATGACCACGTGGTCGCCCCGGTCGACGAATTCCGCGAAACCGATGACCTGGCCGTTCTCCACGGCTTCGTAGCGACTTTTCTCGATGTTCTTGCGAATCTCTGGCATGGCGGCAGTCTACGGAGACGGCCCGGCGGGAAAATGAGCCGATCTCAAAGGTCAGGCACAGAGTTTGCCAGGCCTGGCCTTCACTTTTGCCCGGGTGCACAGAGGGCCTACCGTCCACCGCCAGTTCCCGGAACGTCCGGTCAGGGCTTGCACATCCGGCCTCCTGGGCTTAAGATTCTTCATAAGTCAACAATTCACTTCTAAACTAAGTTCTCAGCACTCAGTTTTCAGCCTTGTCGCTCCGCTGTGGGGAACCCATGTCAAACCCGGATCAGTCAAAACCGGATCAGCCCGCCAACGCCGCTCAGCCCACGCTATCCCCAAAAACCCTGATTCTTGGCGGTGGCCCCGCCGGCCTGTACTTCGGGCTGCTGCTGAAACTCGCCCGTCCGGACGCAGACGTGACCATTCTGGAGCGCAACCGGGCCGGCGATACTTTCGGGTGGGGCGTGGTGTTCAACGACCAGACCATCAGCAACCTGATGGACGCCGACCCGGTGAGCGCCCACACGATTTACAGCGAGTTCAACCACTGGGACGACGTGGAAGTTCACTTCAAGGGCACGGTCACGCGGGCCGGGGGCTTCGGCTTCATCGGTATTGGGCGCAAAAGGCTGTTGAACATCCTGCAAGACCGCTGCCGCGAAGTGGGCGTGAAGCTGGTGTTCGAGCATCCCTTCGAGGATGTCGAGGAAGAAATAGCTCGGCACCAGCCCGATCTGGTCATCGCCGCCGACGGACTGAACAGCCGCACCCGCCAGAAGTACGCCGCCACGTACCGGCCCGACATCGACGTGAGGCACAACCGTTTCGTGTGGCTGGGCGTGAAACATAAATACGACGCCTTCACCTTCGACTTCCAGCAGACCCCGCACGGCTGGTTTCAGGCACACATCTACCAGTTCGACGCCGAGACCAGCACCTTTATCGTCGAGACGCCCGAACACGTCTGGAAGGCCGCCGGACTGGAGGACATGTCCCAGGAAGACGGCATCGCGTACTGCGAGCACCTGTTCCAGGGCATCCTGAACGGGCAGAAACTCCTGTCGAACGCCGCGCACCTGCGGGGCAGCGCCATCTGGATCAAGTTTCCCCGCGTCATCACCAAAGAATGGGTGCACTGGGAAGAGTTCGGTGCCAGGCGCGTCCCCATCGTGCTGATGGGTGACGCCGCGCACACCGCGCACTACAGCATCGGCAGCGGCACGAAACTGGCCTTCGAGGACGCCATTTCGCTGGTCGGGCATCTGAAAAGGAAGGATTTCGCGCTGGAGCCCGCGCTGGAAGCCTACGTGGCCGAGCGCAGCGTGGAAGTCCTGAAAATCCAGAACGCCGCCCGCAACAGCACCGAATGGTTCGAGCACGTCGAGCGTTACGCCGCCCTGCCGCCCGCACAGTTCGCTTACAGCCTGCTGACCCGCTCGCAGCGCATCAGTCACGAGAACCTGCGCGAACGGGACGCCGAGTATCTGGGGGGCGTGGAGAGCTGGGTGGCGGAACAGGCCGGGCTGCCTGCCCCTGACAAAACGGGCAAGCCCCTGCTGCCGATGCTCACGCCGTACACCCTGCGGGACGTGACGCTGAAAAACCGCATCGTCATGAGTCCTATGGCGGTGTACTCCGCGCAGGACGGGCTGCCCAACGACTTCCACCTCGTTCACCTGGGGGCGCGGGCGCTCGGCGGGGCGGGCCTGATCTTTACCGAGATGACCTGCGTGCTGCCCGAAGGCCGCATCACGCCCGGTTGCGCCGGCCTCTGGAACGACACGCAAAGGGACGCCTGGAAACGCATCGTGGACTTCGTGCATGGGCAGGGCGCGAAGGTCGCCATTCAACTCGGGCACGCGGGCGCAAAAGGCAGCACCCGCCGCGCCTGGGACGGCACCGACCTGCCTCTGAGCGACCCCGCCGAACCTAACTGGCCCCTGATGTCGGCCAGTGAGCAGCAGTACCTCGACGGCATCAGCCAGAAAAGCAGCGCCATGACCCGCGCCGACATGGACACCGTGAAGGAGGCCTTCGTGGACGCCACGCGCCGCGCCGACGAGGCGGGTTTCGACTGGCTCGAACTCCACTGCGCCCACGGCTACCTGCTGAGCAGTTTCATCTCGCCCCTCACGAACCAACGCACCGATGAATACGGCGGCAGCCTCGACCACCGTCTGCGCTACCCCCTAGAAGTGTTTCAGGCCATCCGCGGCGTGTGGCCGCCAGAAAAACCCATCAGTGTGCGCATCAGCGCCCACGACTGGGTCGAAGGCGGCATCACGCCCGACGACGCCGTGCAGATTGCGCGCCTGTTCAAGGAGGCCGGGGCCGACATGATCGACTGCTCCAGCGGGCAGGTCAGCAAAAAAGAACAGCCTGTGTATGGGCGCATGTACCAGACCCCTTTCGCGGACCGTGTACGCAACGAAGCCGGCATTCCCACCATCGCCGTGGGCAACATCTACGAGGCCGACCACGTCAACAGCATCATCAGCAGCGGCCGCGCCGACCTGTGCGCCATTGCCCGCCCGCACCTGAGTAACCCCTTCTGGACGCTGCACGAAACCGCCAAGCTGGGCTTTGCCGCGCAGGACTGGCCCAAACCCTACTGGGCCGGCCAGCAACAACTGGAACGCAACCTGGAACGCGAAAAGCAGATGCAGCAGGCCCAGGCAGGCGCGGACGCGGCCCTGGCCCGCATGAAAGTGGAACTGGAAGGAAGCGTATGACCAGCCCCCTTGCCGGCCAGCACGCCTTCGTGACCGGCGGCGCGTCGGGCATCGGCCGGGCGACTGCCCAAACGCTCATGCGGGCGGGCGCGAAGGTCACGATTGCGGGGCGAAACGTGGCGCGCCTGGAGACAGCGGCGCGGGAGTTGGGCGTTCACAGTCAACAGGTGGACGTAACCGAGGAAACGAGCGTTCAGCAGGCGTTTGAGGCCGCCCGCGCCGTGAACGGCCCCATCCGCATTCTGGTGAATAACGCGGGGCAGGCGAGCAGCGCCCCGGCGCTGAAAACTGACCTGGCGCTATGGCGGCAGATGCTGGACGTGAACCTCACGGGAACATGGCTATGCACGCGGGCGGCGCTGCCTGATTTGCTGGCAGGGGGCGGGCGAATCGTGAATGTCGCCAGTACCGCCGGACTCGTCGGGTACGCGTATGTCTCGGCCTACGTGGCCGCCAAACACGGGGTGATTGGCCTGACCCGCGCCCTGGCGCTGGAACTGGCCACAAAGAATGTCACCGTGAACGCCGTCTGCCCCGGCTACACCGAAACCGAACTCCTCGCGGACGCCGTGCACAACATCATGCAGAAGACCGGACGCAGCGAGGCCGAAGCGAAAGCGGAACTGGCGAAAAGCAACCCGCAAAAACGCCTGATTCAGCCCCAGGAGGTCGCCGACACCGTCCTGTGGCTGTGCCGTCCCGGCGCGGCTTCTATTACCGGGCAGGCCATTGCCATTGCCGGGGGCGAGGTGATGACCGGATGACCACCGAGCCGCTGGATTTCGAGACGCGCCTGGCGCAGGACGACCACCAGGCCATCAAGCTGTGGCTGCGGCTGCTGACGACCACCACCCTGCTCGAGTCGGCCATTCGTTCGCGGATTCAGGAGCATTCGGAGATGAGCCTGCCGCGGTTCGACCTGCTGTCGCAGCTGGAGCGCGAACCGGACGGGCTGCGCATGGGGGAACTGAGCGCCCGGCTGATGGTCACGAAGGGGAACGTAACGGGCCTCGCCGATCAGTTGGAACGCGAGGGACTGGTCGAGCGCCTGAGCGGCACGGACCGCCGCAGCGTGACCCTGAAACTGACGACTTTGGGCCGCGAGCGCTTCGGGGACATCGCGCAGGCGCACGAGGCCTGGGTCATCGACCTGCTGAGCGCCCTGACGCCGCGCGAACAGCAGCACCTATCGAACCTGCTGGGAAAAGTGAAGACCCACCTCAAAGAAGGCCACCTCAAGGAGCGCAAACAGGCATGAAACCCCCACAACGGGAACTGAACAGACTGGAATTGCCCTCCCACGGGCGAACGTTGGCTGAGTTCGAGCCGCAGCATTTTGGCTGGGAAGTCGAAGACGGCGTGGCCACCATCACGCTGAACCGCCCGGAGCGCAAGAACCCCCTCACGTTCGACAGTTACGCGGAGTTGCGCGACACCTTCCGCGCCCTGGTG
Proteins encoded:
- a CDS encoding S41 family peptidase; translation: MKRNGRGFMRAITLALALLGSVLAQVPSPPGLSTQSNVAGVVFSGSGDAAGVLARALAVQGLAAPDSLQTALFTLEAHFLDVDGPEATEVDRILYDIPGARAATMDNIGLPDEAQAVVTPTAAYFASKGTGVLTVPRKEVYKWHSPFDLGPAGLALARTPGATVELAGQDVWDITEGQKRTGDVLRLRLHNHSVDYLLDSAGRVQAVRSFQDVDDEDGLIIVPTAWENIGPVNWMVQGQIYYAGEQVGTARYRDIQLNAPAPDTYPLRNFTLTGTPTDLPRLHSNVAPEPASVTAQDILDEAIFNVARRYGGLARINPSTWPGDLQPRLNSLCSAQAACPPATATPVIRELLGRVADPHMSFQPAARVAREKPGVALHLGLEVLLATDGAVVRQVTSGTPAAQAGFQVGDIITQINGARVTPYSYYKQLPEEARLTTFTVLRQGQPVSLRLTPSREEPTPVQYTLRPDGIGVVRIDNFEQSGTGQKVHDAVRKAMTDQVKGLILDLRWNPGGQLTEFLLSAGAFTQPSTLWLKQPAVRRNFTYQNGLLKVGNIEYTSIKNPVRYSGPLAVLVNESSASGAEFLARELQGRPRTATLGSKTVGVGNTAVRRVVLSDGSELRITMSVVQDEQGNLLAPTVTPQVASTLNFRRLVTAGQDSMIEDAARALEDVR
- a CDS encoding serine hydrolase domain-containing protein — its product is MNLPTVTRELLERAVNEQNLSGAALGVVNRRGEQVTLLLGGAQCNPEPLALERDFWWDLASLTKPLFTARTVLQGVEAGLFDLDDPLSQFLPELGWMQDTPLKTRTLRQLMTHTAGLPAWLPAYTWGDAETIRARLMQEPFEMQEPGQVVYSDFGYMLLGRVLETVHGNRLKAFPLDEGLTFTPDPDRSVATEHCAWRGRVLRGETHDENAAAQGGVAGHAGLFGTLGGVLHQVSLLLNGGWLSAAAQELATRPAAEGRTTAFVLAQPGFSAGSLASPHSYGHTGFTGTGLWVDPLRGLGWTLLTNRVHPSRHTSIDIQGLRRAVGNSLLAHLP
- a CDS encoding GNAT family N-acetyltransferase, whose translation is MPEIRKNIEKSRYEAVENGQVIGFAEFVDRGDHVVMPHTEVNPEHEGEGVGGQMAEFALDDLRRAGRKVQPSCAFIAGYIQKNPQYQELVQ
- a CDS encoding bifunctional salicylyl-CoA 5-hydroxylase/oxidoreductase, which gives rise to MSNPDQSKPDQPANAAQPTLSPKTLILGGGPAGLYFGLLLKLARPDADVTILERNRAGDTFGWGVVFNDQTISNLMDADPVSAHTIYSEFNHWDDVEVHFKGTVTRAGGFGFIGIGRKRLLNILQDRCREVGVKLVFEHPFEDVEEEIARHQPDLVIAADGLNSRTRQKYAATYRPDIDVRHNRFVWLGVKHKYDAFTFDFQQTPHGWFQAHIYQFDAETSTFIVETPEHVWKAAGLEDMSQEDGIAYCEHLFQGILNGQKLLSNAAHLRGSAIWIKFPRVITKEWVHWEEFGARRVPIVLMGDAAHTAHYSIGSGTKLAFEDAISLVGHLKRKDFALEPALEAYVAERSVEVLKIQNAARNSTEWFEHVERYAALPPAQFAYSLLTRSQRISHENLRERDAEYLGGVESWVAEQAGLPAPDKTGKPLLPMLTPYTLRDVTLKNRIVMSPMAVYSAQDGLPNDFHLVHLGARALGGAGLIFTEMTCVLPEGRITPGCAGLWNDTQRDAWKRIVDFVHGQGAKVAIQLGHAGAKGSTRRAWDGTDLPLSDPAEPNWPLMSASEQQYLDGISQKSSAMTRADMDTVKEAFVDATRRADEAGFDWLELHCAHGYLLSSFISPLTNQRTDEYGGSLDHRLRYPLEVFQAIRGVWPPEKPISVRISAHDWVEGGITPDDAVQIARLFKEAGADMIDCSSGQVSKKEQPVYGRMYQTPFADRVRNEAGIPTIAVGNIYEADHVNSIISSGRADLCAIARPHLSNPFWTLHETAKLGFAAQDWPKPYWAGQQQLERNLEREKQMQQAQAGADAALARMKVELEGSV
- a CDS encoding SDR family NAD(P)-dependent oxidoreductase, whose translation is MTSPLAGQHAFVTGGASGIGRATAQTLMRAGAKVTIAGRNVARLETAARELGVHSQQVDVTEETSVQQAFEAARAVNGPIRILVNNAGQASSAPALKTDLALWRQMLDVNLTGTWLCTRAALPDLLAGGGRIVNVASTAGLVGYAYVSAYVAAKHGVIGLTRALALELATKNVTVNAVCPGYTETELLADAVHNIMQKTGRSEAEAKAELAKSNPQKRLIQPQEVADTVLWLCRPGAASITGQAIAIAGGEVMTG
- a CDS encoding MarR family winged helix-turn-helix transcriptional regulator — translated: MTTEPLDFETRLAQDDHQAIKLWLRLLTTTTLLESAIRSRIQEHSEMSLPRFDLLSQLEREPDGLRMGELSARLMVTKGNVTGLADQLEREGLVERLSGTDRRSVTLKLTTLGRERFGDIAQAHEAWVIDLLSALTPREQQHLSNLLGKVKTHLKEGHLKERKQA